Proteins from one Pyrococcus kukulkanii genomic window:
- the arcC gene encoding carbamate kinase — MPKRVVIALGGNALQQRGQKGAYEEMMENVKNTAKQIAEIIARGYEVVITHGNGPQVGTLLLHMDAGQAVHGIPAQPMDVAGAMTQGWIGYMIQQALKNELEKRGIKKDVVTIITQTIVDKDDPAFENPTKPVGPFYDEETAKRLAKEKGWVVREDAGRGWRRVVPSPDPKSHVEAEVIKRLVEAGVIVIASGGGGVPVIQEDGEIRGVEAVIDKDLAGERLAEEVNADILMILTDVNGAALYYGTEKETWLREVKVEELEKYYNEGHFKAGSMGPKVLAAIRFVRWGGKRAIIAHLEKAVEALEGKTGTQVIP; from the coding sequence ATGCCTAAAAGAGTCGTTATAGCTCTTGGCGGTAACGCCCTTCAGCAGAGAGGACAAAAGGGGGCTTATGAGGAGATGATGGAGAACGTAAAGAATACTGCCAAGCAGATAGCTGAAATAATAGCGAGAGGTTACGAGGTAGTGATTACCCACGGTAATGGTCCTCAGGTAGGAACCCTATTGTTGCACATGGATGCAGGACAGGCCGTGCACGGTATTCCCGCTCAGCCAATGGATGTTGCTGGAGCAATGACTCAAGGGTGGATTGGATATATGATCCAACAGGCTCTAAAGAACGAACTTGAAAAGAGGGGGATAAAGAAAGATGTAGTTACAATAATCACACAGACTATAGTAGATAAGGATGATCCTGCTTTTGAGAACCCAACCAAGCCCGTTGGTCCATTTTACGATGAAGAGACTGCGAAAAGACTTGCCAAAGAAAAAGGATGGGTAGTTAGAGAGGACGCGGGAAGAGGCTGGAGGAGAGTTGTCCCAAGTCCAGATCCCAAATCTCATGTTGAAGCAGAGGTAATAAAGAGATTAGTTGAGGCTGGAGTTATAGTTATAGCAAGCGGTGGCGGTGGAGTCCCGGTAATCCAGGAGGATGGAGAGATAAGAGGAGTCGAAGCTGTAATAGACAAGGATCTCGCCGGAGAAAGACTTGCAGAAGAAGTAAATGCAGATATACTAATGATTTTAACAGATGTCAACGGAGCAGCTCTGTATTATGGAACTGAGAAGGAGACATGGCTTAGGGAAGTAAAGGTGGAGGAGCTGGAGAAGTACTATAACGAGGGGCACTTCAAGGCTGGAAGTATGGGGCCCAAGGTTCTCGCCGCGATAAGGTTCGTGAGATGGGGTGGGAAGAGGGCAATAATAGCTCACCTTGAGAAAGCTGTAGAAGCATTGGAAGGCAAGACGGGAACCCAGGTTATCCCCTAG
- a CDS encoding NAD(P)-dependent malic enzyme, whose translation MSRLSEEERKRLPQDALDFHRNNFPGNGKIEVIPKVPLKNFYHLSLAYTPGVAEPCKVIRDGEDPDEYTIVPNTVAVVTDGSAILGLGDIGVLAGMPVMEGKCVLFKALAGIDAFPILIDTKDVDKIVETVKLISKGFGGINLEDISAPRCFEIEERLKKELDIPVFHDDQHGTAVVTLAGLINALKVVGKKFNEIKVAISGAGAAGIAIAKILHHVGVREIVAVDRKGIIHEEREDLNPYKREIAKYNIHGIEGGLAEAMEGADVFIGVSVGGIVTPDMVRRMADDAIVFAMANPIPEIMPDEAKKAGAGIVATGRSDFPNQINNVLGFPGIFRGALDVKAMDITLNMNIAAANAIASVIPEDELDEENIIPSPLHPNVYPKEARAVAEQAIKDGIARRKVKGEWVEEHTRKLREFYQRFIAPINDVRKSFEP comes from the coding sequence ATGTCAAGGCTTAGTGAAGAAGAGAGGAAGAGATTGCCCCAGGATGCCCTTGATTTCCACAGAAATAACTTCCCTGGGAACGGTAAAATTGAGGTAATTCCAAAGGTTCCGCTCAAGAACTTCTATCATCTAAGCTTAGCGTATACACCGGGGGTTGCGGAGCCTTGTAAAGTTATAAGAGATGGGGAGGATCCCGATGAATACACTATAGTCCCAAATACAGTTGCCGTGGTTACTGACGGTTCGGCAATCCTCGGTCTTGGCGATATAGGAGTTCTAGCAGGAATGCCGGTTATGGAAGGAAAATGTGTTCTCTTCAAGGCCCTAGCTGGGATTGATGCATTCCCGATCCTAATAGACACTAAAGATGTTGACAAAATAGTTGAAACGGTAAAGTTGATCTCCAAGGGGTTTGGAGGCATAAACCTTGAGGATATCTCAGCCCCAAGATGCTTTGAGATAGAGGAGAGGTTAAAGAAAGAACTTGATATCCCTGTTTTCCACGATGATCAACACGGTACTGCCGTGGTAACCCTTGCCGGTTTAATTAACGCATTAAAGGTCGTTGGCAAAAAATTCAATGAAATAAAGGTGGCAATTAGCGGTGCAGGAGCTGCAGGAATTGCGATAGCCAAGATACTTCACCACGTAGGTGTCAGGGAGATAGTAGCAGTTGACAGGAAGGGAATAATCCACGAGGAAAGAGAAGATCTAAATCCGTACAAGAGGGAAATAGCAAAGTATAACATCCATGGGATCGAAGGGGGCTTAGCTGAGGCAATGGAAGGAGCGGATGTATTTATTGGCGTGAGCGTTGGGGGGATAGTTACTCCAGATATGGTTAGGAGAATGGCAGATGACGCGATAGTATTTGCCATGGCAAACCCAATTCCGGAGATAATGCCCGATGAAGCTAAAAAGGCCGGAGCGGGGATAGTAGCAACGGGAAGGAGTGACTTTCCAAACCAGATAAACAACGTCCTAGGATTCCCAGGAATTTTCAGAGGAGCGTTAGATGTTAAGGCTATGGATATAACTCTAAACATGAACATTGCTGCTGCGAACGCAATAGCCTCGGTAATTCCTGAAGATGAGTTGGATGAGGAAAACATAATCCCCTCCCCCCTGCACCCCAATGTTTATCCAAAGGAAGCTAGGGCAGTTGCTGAGCAAGCAATCAAAGATGGCATTGCGAGGAGGAAAGTTAAAGGAGAGTGGGTTGAGGAGCACACAAGAAAGCTGAGGGAGTTCTACCAGAGGTTCATAGCCCCAATAAACGATGTTAGAAAAAGCTTTGAACCTTAA
- a CDS encoding sodium ion-translocating decarboxylase subunit beta, giving the protein MGLEQALVDFFTHMGILNLTVGNIVMILVGLTLVYLAIRYKMEPLLLLPIGISAVLVNLPLSHVANWPLAPQLPPDVQGNIFATLSYLNEQYGPPGIFDLIYYLLIKTEVVPLLIFFGLGAMTDFGPMIADPKTALLGAAAQIGVFVAMLTAILLGFDLKEAASIGIIGGADGPTTIYLTTKLAPHILSATAVAAYSYMSLVPLIQPPVIKALTTPEERRIRMEQLRPVSKREKILFPIASMIVIGLLVPSAAPLIGMLMIGNLFRESGVVQRLSKAAQEELMNIVTIFLGLGVGSTMRAESFLTPKTLMILALGVVAFASATAGGVLFGKLMMKLSGGRINPMIGAAGVSAVPMSARVVQKLAAEEDPGNFILMHAMGPNVAGVIGTAVVAGVFLSALG; this is encoded by the coding sequence ATGGGACTCGAGCAGGCTTTGGTTGATTTCTTCACTCATATGGGCATCCTTAATTTAACCGTTGGGAATATAGTGATGATACTTGTTGGCTTGACCCTTGTGTACCTCGCGATTAGATATAAGATGGAGCCCCTCCTCTTGTTGCCTATTGGGATAAGTGCAGTGTTAGTTAACCTTCCCTTATCTCACGTGGCAAATTGGCCCTTGGCTCCTCAACTCCCTCCAGACGTCCAAGGAAACATCTTTGCAACATTGAGTTATTTAAATGAGCAATATGGTCCTCCGGGAATCTTTGATCTGATATACTACCTCCTGATAAAAACTGAGGTAGTGCCACTCTTGATATTCTTCGGATTGGGTGCAATGACGGACTTCGGCCCAATGATTGCTGATCCAAAGACGGCTTTACTTGGGGCTGCGGCCCAGATTGGAGTGTTCGTTGCAATGCTTACCGCGATACTCTTGGGCTTTGATCTCAAAGAGGCAGCATCAATTGGTATCATTGGAGGCGCCGATGGGCCAACTACGATCTATCTAACGACTAAACTCGCTCCACATATACTCTCGGCGACTGCCGTTGCTGCCTACAGTTACATGAGCCTTGTTCCTCTGATTCAGCCTCCAGTCATTAAGGCCCTAACGACTCCTGAGGAGAGGAGGATTAGGATGGAGCAACTACGGCCGGTGTCGAAGAGGGAGAAGATACTCTTCCCAATTGCAAGCATGATTGTCATCGGTTTGCTTGTTCCTTCAGCTGCTCCCCTCATTGGAATGCTGATGATAGGGAACTTATTCAGGGAAAGCGGTGTTGTTCAGAGGCTTAGCAAGGCTGCTCAGGAGGAGCTCATGAACATTGTGACTATATTCCTGGGGCTTGGTGTAGGATCAACGATGAGGGCGGAGAGCTTTCTTACTCCTAAGACTTTAATGATCTTGGCCCTTGGAGTTGTGGCCTTTGCTTCGGCAACCGCTGGCGGTGTGCTATTTGGAAAGTTGATGATGAAGCTCTCGGGGGGGAGGATAAACCCAATGATTGGTGCCGCTGGAGTTTCGGCAGTTCCGATGTCAGCAAGGGTAGTTCAGAAGCTTGCTGCAGAAGAAGACCCAGGGAACTTTATATTAATGCACGCCATGGGACCAAACGTTGCTGGAGTTATTGGAACTGCAGTTGTTGCTGGAGTGTTCCTCTCTGCCCTTGGCTGA
- a CDS encoding acetyl-CoA carboxylase biotin carboxyl carrier protein subunit yields MKVRVVINGEEYEVEVEEVMPGKFRVTLSGETYEVEAKDLGISVPVTTPTPTPTPVSTPAPTPTPVPTPTPVAPQTPAPQVSENVVTAPMPGKVLKILVHEGQQVRIGQGLLVLEAMKMENEIPAPKDGVVKKILVKEGDAVDTGTPLIELG; encoded by the coding sequence ATGAAGGTTAGGGTTGTCATTAATGGAGAAGAGTATGAGGTTGAAGTTGAGGAAGTAATGCCCGGAAAGTTCAGGGTCACACTGAGCGGAGAAACTTATGAAGTTGAGGCCAAGGACTTAGGGATATCAGTTCCTGTCACAACTCCCACGCCAACTCCGACTCCAGTATCAACTCCGGCCCCCACACCTACGCCAGTACCAACTCCCACTCCAGTTGCTCCGCAAACGCCAGCACCACAGGTCTCCGAGAACGTCGTCACCGCTCCAATGCCTGGGAAAGTGCTGAAGATTCTGGTTCATGAGGGGCAACAAGTGAGGATTGGGCAGGGTCTTCTAGTATTAGAGGCCATGAAGATGGAGAATGAGATTCCAGCACCGAAAGATGGGGTTGTTAAGAAGATTCTTGTAAAGGAAGGGGATGCTGTGGATACTGGAACTCCATTAATTGAGCTTGGGTGA
- a CDS encoding OadG family protein, with protein sequence MAGFLEGLYITVLGVTVVFSVLSILAIVMYGIGWAERRLVEKEKPKREEKPAGRREEVKTEEKLDEKKVAIITAAIMAYLSQKRPKEVLIKRKPSQNWWLSGLTTYVEEVENFNYELGKW encoded by the coding sequence ATGGCGGGATTCCTTGAGGGACTGTACATTACTGTCCTGGGTGTTACAGTGGTCTTTTCAGTACTCTCAATTCTTGCCATTGTAATGTACGGAATAGGATGGGCTGAGAGGAGGCTTGTTGAAAAGGAGAAGCCTAAGAGGGAAGAAAAACCTGCTGGGAGGAGAGAGGAGGTTAAGACGGAGGAGAAACTAGATGAGAAGAAGGTTGCAATAATAACTGCGGCAATAATGGCTTATTTGAGCCAAAAGAGACCAAAAGAAGTGCTAATTAAGAGGAAACCCTCTCAGAATTGGTGGTTATCTGGGTTGACTACTTATGTTGAGGAAGTTGAGAACTTCAACTACGAACTCGGGAAGTGGTGA
- the mmdA gene encoding methylmalonyl-CoA decarboxylase subunit alpha, whose product MTMEEKVKELYEKRKKIMQMGGEGAIKKQHDKGKLTARERLELLLDPGSFVEIGMFVKHRATEFGMDKRDLPADGVITGYGTIDGRLVFVYAQDFTVMGGSLGEMHAMKIKRIMELALEAGAPVIGLNDSGGARIQEGVDSLKGYGEIFKMNTVLSGVVPQITAIMGPCAGGAVYSPAIGDFILMVDNPATFMFITGPQVVKAVTGVDVTPVQLGGAMVHAQKSGQAHLIGKNDEEVIALIKRLLSYLPSNNMEKPPRVKTKDDPFRRTPELYDIVPDDPNKGYDVRQVIYSIVDRDENGNPDFLELQPYFAPNAVIGFGRINGQTVGIVANNPIHLAGVLDIDSSDKIARFVRFCDAFNIPIVTFVDVPGYLPGVDQESRGIIRHGAKVLYAYAEATVPMVTIILRKAYGGAYLAMGSKHLGADFVFAWPTAEIAVMGPEGAANIIFRKEIAKAENPEEFRRQKIQEYREKFANPYVAASRGYIDDVIDPAETRAKIVMALEALENKRVKLPPKKHGNIPL is encoded by the coding sequence ATGACCATGGAAGAGAAAGTTAAGGAGCTGTATGAGAAGAGGAAAAAGATAATGCAAATGGGTGGGGAGGGGGCCATAAAGAAGCAGCACGATAAAGGCAAGCTTACGGCCAGAGAAAGGCTTGAGCTTTTACTTGACCCGGGAAGCTTCGTTGAGATTGGAATGTTTGTGAAGCACAGGGCTACAGAATTCGGAATGGACAAGAGGGATCTCCCAGCTGATGGAGTAATTACGGGATATGGAACGATTGATGGAAGATTGGTGTTTGTCTATGCTCAGGACTTCACGGTAATGGGTGGTTCCCTGGGAGAGATGCACGCGATGAAGATCAAGAGAATCATGGAGTTGGCTCTAGAGGCAGGAGCTCCGGTAATAGGCCTCAACGATTCTGGAGGAGCAAGGATACAAGAAGGAGTTGACTCCCTCAAGGGTTATGGTGAAATATTCAAGATGAACACAGTTTTAAGTGGAGTTGTTCCGCAGATTACGGCCATAATGGGGCCATGCGCGGGAGGAGCAGTTTACAGTCCGGCAATAGGCGACTTTATCCTAATGGTTGACAACCCGGCAACCTTCATGTTTATCACCGGCCCCCAGGTGGTCAAGGCCGTAACTGGAGTTGATGTTACCCCCGTCCAATTGGGAGGCGCAATGGTTCACGCTCAAAAGAGCGGACAAGCCCATCTAATAGGCAAAAACGATGAGGAAGTAATCGCGCTAATAAAGAGGTTATTGAGCTACCTCCCATCAAACAACATGGAGAAGCCACCCAGAGTCAAAACTAAAGATGATCCATTCAGAAGAACACCAGAACTCTATGACATAGTTCCCGACGATCCAAACAAAGGTTACGACGTTAGGCAGGTAATTTACTCAATCGTTGACAGGGACGAGAACGGCAATCCAGACTTTCTTGAACTACAACCCTACTTCGCACCCAACGCCGTGATAGGGTTTGGAAGGATAAATGGGCAGACAGTGGGAATAGTGGCGAACAATCCAATACACTTGGCTGGAGTCCTTGATATTGACTCAAGTGACAAGATCGCGAGGTTTGTGAGGTTCTGTGATGCATTCAACATCCCAATAGTAACATTCGTGGACGTCCCAGGGTACCTCCCAGGGGTTGATCAGGAGAGCAGGGGAATAATCAGGCATGGTGCAAAAGTTCTCTACGCCTACGCCGAAGCAACGGTTCCAATGGTCACTATAATCTTAAGAAAGGCCTATGGTGGAGCGTACCTCGCGATGGGATCGAAGCATTTGGGAGCTGACTTCGTCTTCGCGTGGCCGACGGCAGAGATTGCAGTCATGGGTCCAGAAGGAGCAGCAAACATCATCTTCAGAAAGGAAATTGCGAAAGCAGAGAACCCCGAAGAGTTCAGGAGACAGAAGATTCAAGAATACAGGGAGAAGTTCGCTAACCCGTACGTTGCTGCATCGAGAGGGTACATTGATGATGTTATTGATCCTGCAGAGACTAGGGCTAAGATAGTTATGGCCCTCGAGGCTCTAGAGAATAAGAGGGTCAAGTTGCCTCCAAAGAAGCACGGCAACATTCCGCTCTGA
- a CDS encoding ribosome biogenesis/translation initiation ATPase RLI encodes MRIAVINYDKCNPDKCGHFLCERVCPVNRMGGEAIVIDEDNYKPIIQEASCTGCGICVHKCPFNAISIVNLPEQLEEDCVHRYGINAFVLYRLPVVKDGMVVGIVGPNGTGKTTAVKILAGQLIPNLCGDNDSWDGVIKAFRGNELQNYFKRLKNGEIRPVVKPQYVDLIPKAVKGKVRDLLKKADETGKFDEIVKALELENVLDREIQHLSGGELQRVAIAAALLRNAHFYFFDEPSSYLDIRQRLNVAKVIRRLADDGKSVLVVEHDLAVLDYLSDIIHVVYGEPGVYGIFSQPKGTRNGINEFLRGYLKDENVRFRPYEIKFTKTSERVEVEREVLVEYPRLVKDYDSFRLEVEPGEIRKGEVIGIVGPNGIGKTTFVKMLAGVEEPTEGKIEWDLTVAYKPQYIKAEYEGTVYELLSKIDSSKLSSNFYKTELLKPLGIPDLYDREVNELSGGELQRVAIAATLLRDADIYLLDEPSAYLDVEQRLAVSRAIRHLMEKNEKTALVVEHDVLMIDYVSDRLMVFEGEPGRYGKALPPMGMREGMNRFLASVGITFRRDPDTGRPRANKEGSVKDREQKEKGEYYYV; translated from the coding sequence GTGAGAATCGCGGTCATCAACTATGATAAGTGCAACCCCGACAAGTGTGGTCATTTTCTATGTGAGCGTGTCTGTCCCGTAAATAGGATGGGTGGGGAGGCAATAGTAATAGATGAGGATAACTACAAGCCGATAATTCAGGAAGCAAGCTGTACAGGTTGTGGGATCTGCGTCCACAAGTGTCCCTTTAACGCTATAAGCATAGTGAACCTACCAGAGCAACTTGAGGAAGACTGTGTCCACCGCTACGGGATCAACGCCTTCGTTCTATACAGGCTGCCCGTGGTCAAGGACGGAATGGTTGTCGGAATCGTCGGGCCAAACGGTACGGGAAAAACCACTGCGGTAAAAATACTCGCCGGACAGCTTATTCCCAACCTCTGCGGAGACAATGACAGTTGGGATGGAGTTATTAAGGCATTCAGGGGCAATGAGCTACAGAACTACTTCAAGAGACTCAAGAATGGGGAGATAAGACCTGTCGTTAAACCCCAATATGTGGATTTAATTCCAAAGGCCGTTAAGGGGAAGGTTAGGGATCTGCTGAAGAAAGCCGATGAAACTGGGAAGTTCGATGAAATCGTTAAAGCCTTAGAGTTGGAGAACGTTCTTGATAGGGAAATACAGCACTTGTCAGGTGGTGAGTTGCAGAGAGTGGCAATTGCTGCAGCCTTGCTAAGGAATGCCCACTTCTACTTCTTCGACGAACCTTCAAGCTATCTAGACATAAGGCAGAGGTTGAATGTTGCGAAGGTTATACGAAGGTTAGCAGATGACGGAAAATCTGTCTTAGTTGTTGAGCACGATCTAGCGGTTCTTGACTACCTAAGTGATATAATCCATGTGGTTTACGGTGAACCTGGAGTCTACGGAATATTCTCCCAGCCAAAAGGAACAAGAAACGGAATTAATGAATTCCTTAGGGGTTACTTGAAGGACGAAAACGTTAGATTCAGGCCGTACGAGATAAAGTTCACCAAGACAAGCGAGAGAGTCGAGGTTGAGAGGGAGGTTCTCGTTGAGTATCCAAGGCTTGTAAAAGATTACGATAGCTTCAGGCTTGAGGTCGAGCCTGGTGAGATAAGGAAAGGAGAAGTTATAGGGATAGTTGGGCCCAATGGTATAGGAAAAACAACCTTCGTAAAGATGCTTGCAGGAGTTGAAGAGCCAACGGAAGGAAAGATAGAGTGGGATCTAACTGTGGCCTACAAGCCTCAGTACATCAAAGCAGAATACGAGGGAACAGTGTATGAGTTACTAAGTAAGATAGACTCCTCAAAGCTCAGCAGCAACTTCTACAAAACCGAACTTCTAAAACCACTGGGAATCCCAGACCTGTACGATAGAGAAGTCAACGAACTTTCGGGCGGCGAGCTACAGAGAGTAGCTATAGCTGCAACCCTTCTTAGGGATGCCGACATATACCTTTTAGATGAACCCTCAGCGTACCTTGACGTAGAGCAGAGACTGGCAGTTTCTAGGGCCATAAGACATCTGATGGAGAAGAATGAAAAGACAGCATTGGTAGTTGAGCACGACGTTCTCATGATAGATTACGTTAGCGACAGACTAATGGTCTTTGAGGGAGAACCAGGAAGATACGGAAAGGCCCTACCTCCCATGGGAATGAGGGAAGGGATGAACAGATTCCTAGCGTCCGTAGGAATAACTTTCAGGAGAGATCCAGACACAGGGAGGCCAAGAGCAAACAAGGAAGGTTCAGTAAAGGACAGGGAACAGAAAGAAAAGGGAGAGTACTACTACGTCTAA
- a CDS encoding RidA family protein: MKEIVFTERAPKPIGPYSQAIKAGNFLFIAGQIPINPETGELVKGDIKEQTRQVLENIKAILEAAGYTLNDVVKVTVYLKNMDDFAAMNEVYAKYFGESKPARVAVEVARLPKDVLIEIEAIAYKE, translated from the coding sequence ATGAAGGAGATAGTTTTCACTGAAAGAGCTCCAAAACCAATAGGCCCCTATAGCCAAGCGATAAAGGCTGGAAACTTCCTCTTCATTGCAGGCCAGATACCAATTAACCCTGAAACAGGAGAGTTAGTTAAGGGAGATATAAAGGAGCAGACGAGGCAGGTTCTCGAAAACATAAAAGCAATTCTCGAAGCAGCTGGTTATACCCTAAACGACGTTGTTAAGGTCACAGTTTACTTAAAGAATATGGATGACTTTGCTGCAATGAATGAAGTTTATGCCAAGTACTTTGGAGAATCAAAACCTGCAAGGGTAGCAGTTGAGGTTGCTAGACTGCCTAAGGACGTCCTTATAGAGATAGAGGCGATAGCGTACAAGGAATGA
- a CDS encoding sulfite exporter TauE/SafE family protein: MREVLLLLVAGIGGFIGSLMSGGSMITFFILTLLNIPTKTAVGTLKMVIAGLTLVSFLTYLRAGVLNLKIALPLVLSSFVGSYVGSAFLLSVPDNIANLFVMVFLIVGTYFTVKESQEVPTFREGNLMLQLLVGLAIGIYIGILGIASTLVVISFLRMFFKVELLEANAIAKLIIFFNNFIAFITYARNGFVDYPIGMLLIFPVIVGSWFGAKTALKLDSKHLKEVFLGISILTLINLLRNIMGI, encoded by the coding sequence GTGAGAGAGGTACTTCTTCTGCTTGTGGCTGGGATTGGGGGCTTTATAGGCTCTTTAATGAGTGGAGGGAGCATGATAACATTCTTTATTCTGACACTCCTTAATATTCCAACAAAAACTGCTGTGGGAACATTAAAGATGGTTATTGCTGGGCTGACTCTTGTGTCTTTCCTAACTTACCTTAGGGCAGGTGTTTTGAATTTGAAAATAGCCCTGCCTTTAGTTCTCTCTTCTTTTGTTGGGTCGTATGTTGGAAGCGCTTTTCTGCTGAGTGTGCCTGATAATATTGCCAACTTGTTTGTAATGGTATTTCTCATAGTTGGAACATACTTTACAGTAAAAGAATCCCAGGAAGTTCCAACATTTAGAGAAGGAAATCTAATGCTCCAGCTCCTTGTAGGGTTAGCGATCGGAATCTATATAGGCATTTTGGGGATAGCATCTACTCTGGTGGTTATATCTTTTTTGAGAATGTTCTTCAAAGTTGAGCTTTTGGAAGCAAATGCAATAGCAAAGCTCATAATCTTCTTCAACAACTTTATTGCTTTTATCACATATGCGAGAAATGGATTCGTTGATTACCCCATTGGAATGCTTTTAATTTTCCCTGTTATTGTGGGCTCATGGTTTGGAGCAAAAACTGCCCTTAAACTAGATTCCAAGCATCTTAAGGAAGTATTTCTTGGTATTTCCATACTGACGCTAATTAACCTCCTCAGAAACATAATGGGAATTTAA
- the purB gene encoding adenylosuccinate lyase, producing the protein MAVHPIDYRYGSEEMRKIWDEENKLQKLLDVEAALARAHAKVGNIPEESARVISERANTKWVKLERVKEIEAEIHHDIMAMVKALSEVCGEHGKYVHLGATSNDIIDTANALLIKESLEIVEKDLKELRSILKDLALKHIDTVCIGRTHGQHAVPTTYGMKFALWLDEIQRHIERLHQLKERVLVGKMRGAVGTAASFGEKAFEIERLVMEDLGLKPARITNQIVQRDVYAELMFFLALVASTLDKMGLEIRNLQRTEILEVSEPFGTKQVGSSTMPHKRNPIRTEKICGLARVLYSNVIPALLNNPLWHERDLTNSSVERVILPESFVLLDEMLKVMKKVLRGLEFFPENIKRNLYLTKNLIMAEPLMLKLAERGMGRQEAHELVRQLAMKAFRESRDLLEVVRESEEAMRYLTQEDLESLKPENYIGKAREIVMNVVRYVEEMEKKGL; encoded by the coding sequence ATGGCCGTTCACCCCATAGATTACAGGTACGGTAGCGAAGAAATGAGAAAAATCTGGGATGAGGAAAACAAACTACAAAAGCTGTTGGACGTTGAAGCTGCATTGGCTAGGGCTCATGCAAAAGTCGGAAACATTCCAGAAGAGAGCGCCAGAGTGATCTCAGAGAGAGCAAACACAAAGTGGGTAAAACTAGAAAGGGTAAAAGAGATTGAAGCCGAGATTCATCATGACATAATGGCCATGGTAAAAGCCCTAAGCGAGGTCTGCGGGGAGCACGGGAAGTACGTTCACCTTGGTGCTACATCGAACGATATAATTGATACCGCCAATGCCCTACTAATAAAGGAGAGCCTTGAGATAGTTGAGAAGGACTTAAAGGAGCTGAGATCCATCCTAAAGGATCTCGCCCTAAAACATATAGATACCGTGTGCATTGGAAGAACTCACGGTCAGCATGCAGTCCCAACAACATATGGAATGAAATTTGCCCTGTGGCTTGATGAGATACAGAGGCACATAGAAAGACTGCACCAACTCAAGGAGAGAGTTCTGGTTGGGAAGATGAGAGGAGCCGTTGGAACTGCTGCTTCCTTTGGCGAAAAGGCCTTTGAAATTGAAAGACTTGTAATGGAGGATCTGGGCCTTAAACCTGCGAGGATTACAAATCAGATAGTTCAAAGAGACGTCTACGCCGAGCTAATGTTTTTCCTCGCGTTAGTTGCCTCAACCCTTGATAAAATGGGACTAGAAATCAGGAACCTCCAGAGAACGGAAATACTCGAGGTCAGCGAGCCATTCGGAACAAAACAGGTGGGCTCATCAACGATGCCTCACAAGAGGAATCCAATAAGAACTGAAAAGATCTGCGGTTTGGCAAGGGTTCTCTACTCTAACGTAATCCCAGCTTTGCTAAACAATCCGCTGTGGCACGAGAGAGATCTTACTAATTCTTCAGTGGAAAGGGTGATTCTGCCGGAGAGCTTTGTCCTTCTAGATGAGATGCTCAAGGTAATGAAGAAGGTTCTCAGAGGGCTGGAATTCTTCCCTGAGAACATAAAGAGGAACCTCTACCTCACGAAGAACCTGATAATGGCCGAACCATTAATGCTTAAGCTTGCAGAGAGGGGAATGGGAAGACAAGAGGCTCACGAGCTAGTGAGACAGCTAGCGATGAAGGCCTTTAGAGAGAGTAGGGATCTCCTGGAGGTTGTAAGAGAGAGCGAAGAGGCAATGAGGTACCTAACTCAAGAAGACCTAGAGAGCCTAAAGCCAGAAAACTACATAGGCAAGGCAAGGGAGATAGTGATGAATGTAGTTAGGTACGTTGAGGAAATGGAGAAAAAAGGCCTGTAG